The segment TCGTCGGGGTCGATTCCTCCATCGTCATCGTCGAACCGTTCCGTAGTCGAGTGGAGGGCATACGCGTCCGCCACCCGTTCGAGGTCGTTCGTTATCGCCCAGTACTCTCCCTTGTGTCTGACGAGATCGCGCTGCTTCAGCCGTGAGAGGGCCGTTCCGACCGTGTTCGGATCCTCGCCGATGCCGGTGGCAATTTCCGAGCGGGTAAACGCTTGGTCCCGATTTGCATATAAATATGCGATCACTTGTTCCGGCACGCTTGGGCCGCTTGGGAGCTTCCCGGTTTCGAACTCCTCGATGCGAACGGGCATATCATGTACTTGGAGTGCCAACGTAATCAATGTACTGACGTGCTTCAGTCTCGATCGGAAGTATACCGGAACTTGCCCAGTATTGACTCCGGTCTACTTTCACCACCTCTACAGATGGGCAAGGCGAGTGCCTCGGGGCTCGACCCCGACGCGGTTCAGTAGTAGATTCTCACCCGGTAGTGTTCCGGGCGAACAACCGACGCTGCGCGCGACAGCGCCGATCGCCGTCATCGAGGGCTCCCTGGTCCCCCGGCGACGAGTGCGGCAGCGCCTTCGCCTGCGGTTGCAGGCAGAATCGGTTTTCTCCGCCGACGAGTGCACGCCGTATGGTAGCTCACTGCACAGTCCGGCGACCGGAAGCCGACGGTCACTACACGAACGTCCGACGACGGGTAGCGAGGGGCAGATGACCGACCGACACGCGCCGGAGGGCGGGCACTGGAGCACGTCCGATCGCACGGACGGCGCATCGAAGAGCCGACTCGCGAGGCGAGCGACGTCCGTCGCGTTCGGCAGCGCCTTGCTCCTCGCCGGCCTCAGACGGCGGACGCTTCGGGGTGCGGCGATGGCGCTCGCGGGAGCGGGCCTGGTGGCCCGCGGCCTCCGCGGACTGCTCCGCGCCGAGTCGCCGACCGAGTCCGGATCCAGCCACGAAGTCGGGACCGAGGGCTGGGACGAGACGCCGGATGGAACGAAGGCCAGCCGCTCGGTCACCGTCGACAGGTCGGCCGAGGAGCTCCACGAGCTCTGGCGCGACCCCACCAAACTGTCCGAGATCATGGGGCACTTCGCGGACGTGACGCCGCTCGGCGACGACCGCCTCCGCTGGAGCGTCGACGGCCCACGTGGCCGCGAGTTCACGTGGGAGACGCACGTCGTCGAGGACGAGCCAGGAGAGCGCATCCGCTGGGAGACGCCCGCGGACGCGACGGTCCCGAACGAAGGATCGATCCGCTTCCACCGCGCGTCCGGCGGCCGGGGGACGGTCGTGACGCTCGCCGTCGAGTTCCACCCCCCGGGCGGTGCGCTCGGGACGGCGGCACTCGAGCGACTCGACGTGGTCCCCGAGGCGCTCGTCGCCACCGCCCTGGACCGATTCAAGAGCCTCGCCGAGAGCGACGAGATCCCGACGCGAGAACGGAACCCCTCGGGTCGCGGGTCGGGTGACCTGGTGTGAGCGACGCGACGATGCGAGCGCTCACGTGGCACGGGAAGCGAGACGTCCGCGTCGAGGACGTCCCGAGGCCGGAGGTCGTGAACCCAAGCGACGCCATAATCGAGATCACGGCCACCGCGATCTGTGGCTCGGACCTCCACCTCTACAACGACAACGTCCCGTCGATGCGCGAGGGAGACATCCTCGGGCACGAGCCGATGGGCGAAGTCGTCGAAGTCGGGCCGGACGTCGAGAGCCTCGAAGTCGGCGACCGCGTCGTCGTCCCGTTCACGATCAGCTGTGGCGCGTGCTGGTTCTGCGAGAACGACCTCTACTCGCTGTGCGACAACTCGAACCCGAACGCCGAGATCGCTCGCAAGATGATGGGCCACTCCCCGGCCGGCCTGTTCGGGTACTCGCACATGATGGGCGGGTACGCCGGCGGGCAAGCGGAGTACCTCCGGGTGCCGTACGCCGACGTCGGCCCGATAGCGGTCGACGCCGACCTCCCCGACGAGCAGGTGCTCCTCCTCTCGGACGTCCTCCCGACGGGGTACATGGCGGCGGAGAACGCCCAGATCGAACCAGAGGACACCGTCGCGGTCTGGGGGTGCGGGCCCGTGGGCCAGTTCGCGATCCAGAGTTCGTGGCTGTTCGACGCGAATCGCGTGATCGCGATCGATCGCTGGCCCGAACGTCTCGAGATGGCGCGCGAGCACGGCGACGCGGAGACCATCCACTACGAGCACGAGGACGTCTACGACCGCCTGATGGAGATGACCGGCGGTCGCGGCCCGGACCGCTGCATCGACGCGGTCGGGACGGACGCGCACGGTACGGGCGTCGTCGACGCCACCGACCGCGTGAAGCGGAGCGCGAAGCTCGAGGACGACAGACCGTACGTCCTCCGCGAAGCGATCAAGTGCTGTCGGAAGGGCGGCACGCTGTCGATCCCCGGCGTCTACGTCGGGCGCGCCGACAACGTCCCGATCGGTGCGATGATGAACAAGGCGCTGACGATACAGACGGGTCAGACGCACGTCCAGCGCTACCTCGACCCGCTTCTGGACCAGATCGAGTCGGGGAATATCGACCCGTCGTTCGTCGTGACGCATCGCGCGTCGCTCGAGGACGGCCCGGAGATGTACCGGAAGTTCAACGACAAGGAGGACGGCTGCATCAAGGTCGTGTTGACGCCGTAGCGATCCGCCCTCGTGGCCTCGAGGCGACCGGAACCCGGCCGCGACCGCCGTCGATGCCACATTCTTGTGGCCGGCAGTCGTAGAGGCCTACACGATGACCTACGACGCCGTCGCCGACCTCGAACTCCGGATCGACGACTACGACCTCGAGCGGTACGAGCGAGACACGTCCAGCGGGTTCACGCGGACGACGACCGTCGTCGTCCTGCACGGCGACGGCGAGACGGGCCGCGGCGAGGACGTCACGTACGAGACCGACGCGCACGACGCGTTCCACGCCGAGGCCGACCCGCTCGACGTCGCCGGCGAGTACGCGTTCGACGAGTTCTCCGCGCACGTCGACGATCTCGACCTCTTCTTCGGCACCGAACCCGACCAGGACGTGTTCCGTAACTACAGACGGTGGGCGGTAGAGAGCGCGGCACTCGACCTCGCACTCCGACAGGCGGACGCGAACCTCGCCGAGCGACTGGACAGGACGTACGATCCCGTGCGGTTCGTGGTCAGTACGCGCCTGGAGGACCCGCCGACGGGCGACCGCGTCCTGGCGTGGCTCGACCGCAACCCCGACCTCGAGTTCAAGCTCGACCCGACCTCGGACTGGACGGACGCCGTCGTCGACCGCCTCGCGGCGACCGGCGCCGTCCGCACCCTCGACCTCAAGGGCCAGTACCACGGAACGACCGTCGACCAGCCCGCCGACCCCGACCTCTACGAGCGCGTCGTCGACGGGTTCCCGGACGCGCTCGTCGAGGACCCGGCGCTGACCGACGAGACGCGACCGGTGTTCGACGGCGAGGAGGCACGCGTCACGTGGGACTACCCGATCCGGAGCGTCGAGACCGTCGAGGACCTCCCATGGGAGCCCGAGTGGCTGAACATCAAGCCCTCGCGGTTCGGATCCGTCGAGGCGCTCCTGGACACGCTCGACTACTGCCGCGGGCACGACATCGACTGCTTCGGTGGCGGCCAGTTCGAGCTCGACGTCGGCCGCGAGCACCTACACGCGTTCGCGTCCCTGTTCTATCCCGACTCGCCGAACGACGTCGCACCGAGGGCGTACAACGACCCCGACCCGAGCGGCGACCTCCCCGAGAGCCCGCTCGCGCCGCCGCCGGACCCGCGCGGACTCGGCTGGGACTGAGGCAGACCGCGGTCGTCCGATCGCGGCGTCGCCACCGTCGTCTGGCGTTCGCCTGCTGCCGGTACTCACCGCGTCGCGGCGGCGTCGATCCACTCCGCGACGTCCGCGACGACGCGTTCGCTGACGTTCCCGCCGAAGTAGAGGCTGACGGGCGTCCACGGCTCGTGCGCAGGCTGCAACAGGTGAGAGAGCCCCTCGTAGAGTTCGACACGGCTGCCGGCCGGGAGGTCGGCCGTCCGCCAGCCCTCGTGGTTCTTCCGGAGGAACGCGTCGATCTCGGGTTTCTCGTCGGGGTCGACGACGTGCGTGTTCGCGACGAACACCGGAGCGTCGAGGTCGCTCGCGGTGGCGGTCGGGTCGTACGCGAGCAGGCTCCGGAACCACGACCCGGGACGACCCATGAGGGTCTCGTCGTCGTCGAACTCGCCGGCGTTGAGTCGCCGGTACGTCTCGCGGTCCTCCTCGAGTTGCGCCTGCTGCTCTTCGTCGAGGTCGCCGTCGCGGTCGA is part of the Halorubellus sp. JP-L1 genome and harbors:
- a CDS encoding SRPBCC family protein encodes the protein MTDRHAPEGGHWSTSDRTDGASKSRLARRATSVAFGSALLLAGLRRRTLRGAAMALAGAGLVARGLRGLLRAESPTESGSSHEVGTEGWDETPDGTKASRSVTVDRSAEELHELWRDPTKLSEIMGHFADVTPLGDDRLRWSVDGPRGREFTWETHVVEDEPGERIRWETPADATVPNEGSIRFHRASGGRGTVVTLAVEFHPPGGALGTAALERLDVVPEALVATALDRFKSLAESDEIPTRERNPSGRGSGDLV
- a CDS encoding zinc-dependent alcohol dehydrogenase, producing the protein MRALTWHGKRDVRVEDVPRPEVVNPSDAIIEITATAICGSDLHLYNDNVPSMREGDILGHEPMGEVVEVGPDVESLEVGDRVVVPFTISCGACWFCENDLYSLCDNSNPNAEIARKMMGHSPAGLFGYSHMMGGYAGGQAEYLRVPYADVGPIAVDADLPDEQVLLLSDVLPTGYMAAENAQIEPEDTVAVWGCGPVGQFAIQSSWLFDANRVIAIDRWPERLEMAREHGDAETIHYEHEDVYDRLMEMTGGRGPDRCIDAVGTDAHGTGVVDATDRVKRSAKLEDDRPYVLREAIKCCRKGGTLSIPGVYVGRADNVPIGAMMNKALTIQTGQTHVQRYLDPLLDQIESGNIDPSFVVTHRASLEDGPEMYRKFNDKEDGCIKVVLTP